The following coding sequences are from one Parafrankia irregularis window:
- a CDS encoding response regulator — translation MRVVIAEDSVLLREGLRRLLTEAGCEVVAAVGDGPGLVDAVAAHRPDVSVVDVRMPPSHRDEGLRAAISAREKVPGSPVLVLSQYVEKQYAGELLADGVGAVGYLLKDRVADVREFVEAVRRVAAGGTVMDPEVVAQLLASSRRNDPLTSLTPREREVLGLMAEGRSNTAIAAALVVSGGAVEKHISNVFTKLGLESSGNDHRRVLAVLAYLRRS, via the coding sequence GTGCGAGTCGTGATCGCGGAGGACTCGGTGCTGCTGCGCGAAGGCCTGCGCCGGCTGCTCACCGAAGCGGGCTGTGAGGTGGTGGCGGCGGTGGGCGACGGCCCGGGCCTCGTCGACGCGGTCGCGGCGCACCGGCCCGACGTCTCGGTGGTGGACGTCCGGATGCCGCCGTCGCACCGGGACGAGGGGCTGCGCGCCGCGATCTCCGCACGGGAGAAGGTCCCCGGCTCCCCTGTTCTCGTCCTGAGCCAGTACGTGGAGAAGCAGTACGCCGGCGAGCTGCTGGCCGACGGCGTGGGGGCGGTCGGCTACCTGCTCAAGGACCGGGTGGCGGACGTCCGCGAGTTCGTCGAGGCGGTGCGGCGGGTGGCCGCCGGCGGGACGGTGATGGATCCCGAGGTGGTGGCGCAGCTGCTGGCGAGCAGCCGCCGCAACGACCCGCTGACCTCGCTGACGCCACGCGAGCGCGAGGTGCTCGGGCTGATGGCCGAGGGGCGTTCGAACACGGCGATCGCGGCGGCCCTCGTGGTCAGCGGCGGAGCGGTGGAGAAGCACATCTCGAACGTGTTCACCAAGCTCGGGCTGGAATCGTCGGGCAACGACCACCGCCGGGTCCTCGCCGTCCTCGCCTATCTGCGACGTTCCTGA
- a CDS encoding primary-amine oxidase: MAPHPLDPLSAAEISRASALLRAVAQLGPEFRFVSVELQEPPKAALVARESEREVADALAPPDRQAFCVLYERGTRRTHEAVVSLTAGTVVDLRVVPGVQPSIMMDEVLACEDAVRADGAWQAAMARRGVTDLSLAMIDIWSAGYTGSDDDPARRRIARPLTFVRAAPGENGYARPVEGLTVVVDLDAMAVVEVVDHAAAGDDATGDNATGDDGPAGDATTGHATTGHGIVPLPPRPGNYIPGLMTADPGNVPAFDRLRDDLRPIEVSQPQGASFTLDGQALRWQRWELRVGFTPREGLVLHQIAYVDRGRRRPLIQRASVSEMFVPYGDPAPTHRVKNVFDMGEYGVGRLANSLRLGCDCLGEITYLDAVVNDSAGEPVTIPNAVCIHEEDTGIAWKHTDFRTDHVEVRRMRRLVISMISTVGNYEYGFFWYLHLDGSLEFEVKLTGVISSGAVRPGASPTHGVLVAPGLYGPNHQHFFNVRLDMELDGGPNSVVEVDSEPEPPGPGNPTGVAWRTKETPLLTESEAQRVVDPAAARFWRITNPRRHGPLGRPVAYRLVPGHTAPLLAHPASHQAARGRFAARNLWVTAFDESERFAAGAYPNQSAGGEGLPRYAAADRPVADTDIVVWYSFGAHHVVRPEDWPVMPVSRIGFELRPDGFFDGNPALDLPPTAHDGARRGTDHATDHGTGHGTSREAHRPAAGTGRSHLGGGTAEGACGC, translated from the coding sequence ATGGCGCCGCATCCCCTCGACCCGCTCTCGGCCGCCGAGATCAGCCGGGCTTCGGCGCTGCTGCGTGCGGTTGCGCAACTGGGGCCGGAGTTTCGTTTCGTTTCCGTTGAGCTTCAGGAGCCACCAAAAGCCGCGCTGGTGGCCCGCGAGTCCGAGCGCGAGGTCGCCGACGCGCTCGCGCCGCCGGACCGGCAGGCGTTCTGCGTCCTGTACGAGCGCGGAACACGGCGGACGCACGAGGCGGTCGTCTCGCTCACCGCGGGCACCGTGGTCGACCTGCGCGTGGTGCCCGGGGTGCAGCCGTCGATCATGATGGACGAGGTCCTGGCCTGCGAGGACGCCGTCCGCGCCGACGGCGCCTGGCAGGCCGCCATGGCCAGGCGCGGGGTCACCGACCTTTCGCTCGCCATGATCGACATCTGGTCCGCCGGGTACACCGGAAGCGACGACGATCCCGCGCGGCGCCGGATCGCCCGCCCGCTCACGTTCGTCCGGGCGGCCCCTGGAGAGAACGGTTACGCCCGGCCCGTGGAAGGGCTCACCGTCGTCGTCGACCTCGACGCGATGGCCGTGGTCGAAGTCGTCGATCACGCGGCGGCGGGCGACGACGCAACGGGCGACAACGCCACGGGCGACGATGGACCGGCAGGCGACGCGACGACAGGCCACGCAACGACAGGCCACGGAATCGTGCCGTTGCCGCCCCGGCCCGGCAACTACATCCCGGGGCTGATGACCGCCGATCCGGGCAACGTGCCGGCGTTCGACCGGCTACGTGACGATCTGCGCCCGATCGAGGTCAGCCAGCCGCAGGGAGCGTCCTTCACCCTCGACGGGCAGGCCCTGCGCTGGCAGCGCTGGGAGCTCCGGGTCGGCTTCACGCCCCGCGAAGGGCTCGTCCTGCACCAGATCGCCTACGTGGACCGGGGACGGCGCCGGCCCCTCATCCAGCGGGCCTCGGTGTCGGAGATGTTCGTCCCGTACGGGGACCCGGCGCCGACGCACCGCGTCAAGAACGTCTTCGACATGGGCGAGTACGGGGTCGGCCGGCTCGCGAACTCGCTGCGGCTGGGCTGCGACTGCCTCGGCGAGATCACCTACCTGGACGCGGTCGTGAACGACTCCGCGGGTGAGCCGGTGACCATCCCGAACGCGGTGTGCATCCACGAGGAGGACACCGGCATCGCCTGGAAGCACACCGACTTCCGGACAGACCACGTCGAGGTCCGGCGGATGCGCCGGCTGGTGATCTCGATGATCAGTACGGTGGGTAACTACGAGTACGGGTTCTTCTGGTACCTCCACCTGGACGGCTCACTGGAGTTCGAGGTGAAGCTGACCGGCGTGATCTCCTCCGGCGCAGTCCGGCCGGGAGCGTCGCCGACCCACGGTGTGCTGGTCGCGCCCGGCCTCTACGGACCCAACCACCAGCACTTCTTCAACGTGCGCCTGGACATGGAGCTCGACGGCGGCCCGAACTCGGTCGTCGAGGTCGACTCGGAGCCCGAGCCCCCGGGCCCGGGCAACCCGACCGGCGTCGCCTGGCGCACGAAGGAGACGCCGCTGCTCACCGAGAGCGAGGCCCAGCGCGTGGTCGACCCGGCCGCCGCACGCTTCTGGCGGATCACCAATCCCCGCCGGCACGGGCCGCTGGGCCGCCCGGTCGCCTACCGGCTCGTCCCCGGCCACACGGCCCCGCTGCTGGCGCATCCGGCGTCCCATCAGGCGGCCCGGGGCAGGTTCGCCGCGCGCAATCTGTGGGTCACAGCCTTCGATGAGAGCGAGCGCTTCGCCGCCGGCGCCTACCCGAACCAGAGCGCGGGCGGTGAGGGGCTCCCGCGGTACGCCGCCGCCGACCGGCCGGTGGCCGACACCGACATCGTCGTCTGGTACAGCTTCGGCGCCCATCACGTCGTCCGGCCCGAGGACTGGCCCGTCATGCCGGTGAGCCGGATCGGCTTCGAGCTGCGCCCCGACGGCTTCTTCGACGGCAACCCCGCGCTGGACCTCCCTCCCACCGCACACGACGGCGCACGCCGAGGAACGGACCACGCAACGGACCACGGAACGGGCCACGGAACGAGCCGCGAAGCGCACCGGCCGGCCGCGGGCACCGGGCGATCCCACCTGGGTGGGGGCACCGCCGAGGGGGCATGCGGTTGCTGA
- a CDS encoding type II toxin-antitoxin system VapB family antitoxin has product MIFKLVGDGRPYPDHGLGQRDWAAIPPRQVRLDQLVTTKRVLALDVLLDDDSTFYGDLFPHVVEWDGTLYLEDGLHRAVRAALAQRTSIHARVHVHAAARHANKLSHR; this is encoded by the coding sequence GTGATCTTCAAGTTGGTCGGTGACGGTCGCCCGTATCCCGACCATGGCCTGGGCCAGCGGGACTGGGCCGCGATTCCGCCGCGGCAGGTGCGGCTTGACCAGCTCGTGACGACGAAGCGGGTGCTCGCGCTCGACGTCCTGCTGGACGACGACTCGACCTTCTACGGCGACCTGTTCCCGCATGTCGTCGAATGGGACGGGACGCTCTACCTGGAGGACGGGCTGCACCGCGCCGTGCGGGCGGCCCTGGCGCAGCGGACCTCCATCCACGCCCGGGTCCACGTGCACGCCGCCGCGCGGCACGCGAACAAGCTCAGCCACCGCTGA
- a CDS encoding DUF2470 domain-containing protein, translated as MTSPSTDVDMPVLAEQARTILAGGRRALLTLPCANVRGWAGLIDDGGEPLLIVGADSPPVHCAGAGRRARVDVCGHNGERLVLAGVLRLAPESTEDLVDRLADLGRTISVTAGDVSDLRVLSLSVDDVLICLPDRAERADRGLGAGRAAQNTATSRSRPAGPAAASSSSSRGSRIGRSGRGSRRANTVRLDGRWSALGPARRVDLSSYALTEPDLIAAYAPDLVRHLNDEHAAQVRLLAAHGVVPAGAPQEVTGASVRPLEVIGASVTSLDRRGLDLWRIDPDGARQVRVAFSAPLVEPRSLGRELRLLLDGTAHGADGTTCGTD; from the coding sequence GTGACGAGTCCCAGCACGGACGTCGACATGCCGGTGCTGGCCGAACAGGCGAGGACGATCCTCGCCGGCGGCCGGCGCGCGCTGCTCACCCTGCCCTGCGCCAACGTGCGCGGCTGGGCCGGACTCATCGACGACGGCGGCGAGCCGCTGCTGATCGTCGGGGCGGACAGCCCTCCGGTCCACTGCGCCGGCGCGGGTCGCCGCGCTCGCGTCGACGTCTGCGGCCACAACGGCGAACGCCTGGTCCTCGCCGGCGTGTTGCGGCTGGCACCGGAGAGCACCGAAGATCTCGTCGATCGCCTGGCCGACCTGGGCCGCACCATCTCGGTGACCGCCGGTGATGTCAGTGATCTCCGTGTCCTGTCCCTTTCAGTGGACGACGTCCTGATCTGCCTGCCGGACCGCGCGGAACGCGCAGATCGCGGGCTCGGTGCGGGTCGGGCGGCCCAGAACACGGCCACGTCACGCTCCAGGCCGGCCGGTCCCGCGGCGGCCTCGTCCTCGTCGTCCCGCGGGTCCCGGATTGGTCGGTCAGGGCGCGGATCACGGCGTGCGAACACCGTTCGGCTGGACGGCCGCTGGTCGGCACTCGGCCCCGCGCGCCGGGTCGATCTCAGCTCGTACGCCCTCACCGAGCCCGACCTGATCGCCGCCTACGCCCCGGATCTGGTCCGGCACCTCAACGATGAGCACGCGGCCCAGGTGCGGCTGCTCGCGGCACACGGCGTCGTGCCCGCCGGGGCCCCGCAGGAGGTGACCGGTGCGTCTGTGCGGCCGCTCGAGGTCATCGGCGCGTCGGTGACCTCGCTGGACCGCCGTGGGCTCGACCTGTGGCGCATCGACCCCGACGGCGCACGCCAGGTCCGAGTGGCCTTCAGCGCACCGCTGGTCGAGCCGCGCTCGCTCGGGCGCGAGCTGCGCCTGCTGCTCGACGGGACAGCACACGGAGCCGACGGGACGACATGCGGAACCGACTAG